From a region of the Sinorhizobium sp. B11 genome:
- a CDS encoding TlpA family protein disulfide reductase, producing the protein MSDLTLAPELSVSEWFNTSQPLSIAGLRGKVIFLHSFQLLCPGCVAESLPQVRRIERIFANTDLQVIGLHTVFEHHEAMTPTVLKAFIHEYRLTSPIGVDQADQRSDIPMTMRRYGFRGTPSSVLIGRDGVILHHAFGVEDDIALGARIGMALAAPIPMATSAEEIEGCAAGVCAVPADAA; encoded by the coding sequence ATGTCCGATCTGACACTCGCACCGGAGCTTTCGGTCAGCGAATGGTTCAACACATCGCAGCCGCTCTCCATCGCCGGACTGCGCGGCAAGGTGATCTTCCTGCACAGTTTCCAATTGCTGTGCCCCGGCTGCGTGGCTGAAAGCCTGCCGCAGGTGCGCCGCATCGAGCGCATCTTCGCCAACACGGATCTCCAGGTCATCGGCCTGCACACGGTCTTCGAACATCACGAGGCGATGACGCCAACCGTGCTCAAGGCTTTCATTCACGAATACCGGCTGACCTCGCCCATCGGGGTCGATCAGGCCGACCAGCGCTCCGACATACCGATGACGATGCGCCGCTATGGTTTCAGGGGAACGCCCTCATCCGTGCTGATCGGCCGCGATGGTGTGATCCTGCATCATGCGTTCGGCGTCGAGGACGATATCGCGCTCGGCGCCCGCATCGGTATGGCGCTTGCAGCACCCATCCCGATGGCGACGTCAGCTGAGGAGATTGAGGGTTGCGCGGCCGGTGTCTGCGCCGTACCGGCAGATGCGGCCTGA
- a CDS encoding MarR family winged helix-turn-helix transcriptional regulator has translation METPKDPTSIDNRISEGLTRIAIAMRSDEWSKAEKAGLKPTQLAILEFLAGRDSARVKEIAAHLGVSQPTATDSIAALERKGLVAKESAPGDKRATAIRITTEGMAAFGSVSPIETAAMEAARSLSPGEQEGLLLSLVKMIQHLQEADAIPIQRMCTSCRYFRPYQHSGAAKPHHCNFVNAAFGRNELRIDCRDHETADPATRAATWDAFEKG, from the coding sequence ATGGAAACGCCAAAAGACCCGACATCGATCGACAACCGCATCAGCGAAGGCCTGACCCGCATCGCGATCGCAATGCGCAGCGACGAATGGTCGAAGGCCGAAAAGGCCGGACTGAAGCCGACGCAGCTTGCGATCCTCGAATTTCTCGCTGGCCGCGATAGTGCGCGGGTGAAGGAGATTGCGGCGCATCTCGGCGTCTCGCAGCCGACAGCGACGGATTCGATTGCGGCACTGGAGCGCAAGGGGCTGGTTGCCAAGGAGAGCGCTCCCGGCGACAAACGTGCCACCGCGATCCGCATCACGACGGAGGGAATGGCGGCGTTCGGGTCCGTTTCGCCGATCGAAACGGCAGCGATGGAAGCAGCCCGATCGCTTTCCCCCGGCGAGCAGGAAGGCCTGCTGCTGTCGCTCGTCAAGATGATCCAGCATCTGCAGGAGGCGGATGCCATACCAATCCAGCGGATGTGCACGAGTTGTCGTTACTTCCGTCCCTACCAGCATTCCGGTGCGGCCAAACCGCACCACTGCAATTTCGTGAACGCGGCCTTCGGCAGAAATGAACTGCGCATCGACTGCCGCGACCATGAAACCGCCGATCCGGCAACCCGGGCTGCCACCTGGGACGCCTTTGAAAAAGGATAG
- the dmeR gene encoding Ni(II)/Co(II)-sensing transcriptional repressor DmeR, producing MSHTTHQKKKLIARVSRIRGQLEAVERALEGERPCGEILQLLASVRGALTGLTGEVLDDHLHEHVLHAADEKARAEAVEEISEVLRTYIR from the coding sequence ATGTCCCATACGACCCATCAGAAGAAGAAACTCATCGCCCGCGTCAGCCGTATCCGCGGGCAGCTCGAGGCGGTCGAACGTGCGCTGGAGGGCGAGCGCCCCTGCGGCGAGATCCTCCAGCTTCTTGCCTCCGTGCGCGGCGCGCTGACGGGTCTCACGGGCGAGGTGCTGGACGACCATCTGCACGAACACGTGCTGCATGCCGCCGACGAGAAGGCGAGGGCGGAGGCGGTCGAGGAAATATCGGAAGTATTGCGAACCTATATCCGCTGA
- the dmeF gene encoding CDF family Co(II)/Ni(II) efflux transporter DmeF, with protein MSAGTNSYGHEHVFLGQDHARNERRIWLVIALTAVMMVVEIGAGTMYGSMALVADGWHMSTHASALLISALAYLFARKQARNPRFTFGTGKLGDLAGFASAIILAMIALLMGWESFLRITSPVPISFSQAIAVAVIGLAVNLVSAWMLSGSGGHHHGHGHDHHHDHHHGHDHGHHSHADNNIRSAYMHVIADALTSVLAIAALTFGSLYGWLWLDPLMGIVGALIIAQWSWGLMKSSGAVLLDVLSEGETLPDEIRGAIEGDGDRITDLHVWQVGPGHHAAIVAVLTPQPRDTAFYKERLASLDELSHVTVEVTHAA; from the coding sequence ATGAGTGCCGGAACGAATAGCTACGGACATGAGCATGTCTTCCTGGGGCAGGACCATGCCCGCAACGAACGCCGCATCTGGCTGGTGATCGCGTTGACAGCGGTGATGATGGTCGTCGAAATCGGCGCGGGCACCATGTACGGCTCGATGGCGCTGGTGGCCGATGGCTGGCATATGTCCACCCATGCCAGCGCGTTGCTCATTTCCGCGCTCGCCTATCTCTTCGCCCGCAAGCAGGCCCGCAATCCGCGCTTCACGTTCGGCACCGGCAAACTCGGCGACCTCGCCGGTTTTGCGAGTGCCATCATTCTGGCGATGATCGCCCTGCTGATGGGCTGGGAAAGCTTCCTGCGCATCACCTCGCCCGTGCCGATCAGCTTCAGCCAGGCGATCGCCGTCGCCGTCATCGGCCTTGCCGTCAACCTCGTCAGTGCCTGGATGCTGAGCGGTAGCGGCGGCCACCATCATGGACACGGGCATGATCACCATCACGATCATCACCACGGCCACGATCATGGCCACCATAGTCATGCGGATAACAATATTCGCTCCGCCTACATGCACGTCATCGCCGACGCTTTGACCTCTGTGCTCGCCATTGCCGCACTCACCTTCGGTAGCCTCTATGGCTGGCTGTGGCTTGATCCGCTGATGGGCATCGTCGGCGCTCTCATCATTGCGCAATGGTCCTGGGGACTGATGAAATCGTCGGGCGCCGTGCTGCTCGACGTGCTCTCGGAAGGAGAAACACTGCCGGACGAAATCCGCGGAGCGATCGAAGGCGATGGCGACCGCATCACCGATCTTCATGTCTGGCAGGTCGGTCCCGGCCACCATGCAGCGATTGTCGCGGTGCTGACGCCGCAGCCGCGCGATACCGCCTTCTACAAGGAGAGGCTCGCGAGCCTGGACGAGTTGTCGCATGTGACGGTGGAGGTCACGCACGCTGCCTGA
- the bla gene encoding class A beta-lactamase, translating into MNHSLTRRSFMGSALLLPALGFASRVRAEQQNDDIDKRLAALEARIGGRLGVSVLDSDTNVSFGYRGSEPFAMCSTFKVLAAGLVLARVDKGDESLDRRITYGKDKLVTYSPETEKHAGGEGMTMAEICKAAITLSDNTAGNLMLESFGGPAALTDWLRSIGDGTTRLDRMETALNEATKGDPRDTTTPDAMLDSLGNIALGSVLAETSANQLIDWMIANTTGGARLRAGLPGDWKIGDKTGTGDNDSAGDIAIIWPPKRGPIVAAVYIGEATVKMDEFNPVFAEIGKMITEMV; encoded by the coding sequence ATGAATCACAGCCTCACCCGCCGCAGCTTCATGGGCTCCGCCTTGCTGCTGCCCGCGCTGGGCTTTGCGTCTCGCGTGCGCGCCGAGCAACAGAATGACGATATCGACAAGCGGCTTGCAGCGCTTGAAGCGCGCATTGGCGGGCGCCTCGGGGTTTCCGTTCTCGACAGCGACACGAATGTCTCCTTCGGCTATCGCGGCAGCGAGCCTTTCGCCATGTGCAGCACCTTCAAGGTCCTGGCTGCAGGCCTCGTTCTTGCCCGTGTCGATAAGGGCGATGAGAGCCTCGACCGGCGTATCACCTACGGCAAGGACAAGCTCGTCACCTATTCCCCCGAGACCGAAAAGCACGCGGGCGGTGAGGGCATGACGATGGCCGAGATCTGCAAGGCCGCCATTACGCTGAGCGACAACACCGCCGGCAATCTGATGCTGGAAAGTTTTGGCGGCCCGGCCGCACTCACCGACTGGCTGCGCTCCATCGGTGACGGCACGACAAGGCTCGACCGCATGGAAACCGCGCTGAACGAAGCCACGAAAGGCGATCCGCGCGACACCACGACGCCGGATGCAATGCTGGATTCTCTTGGCAATATCGCGCTCGGTTCGGTTCTGGCGGAAACCTCTGCAAATCAGCTGATCGACTGGATGATTGCGAACACGACCGGTGGTGCGCGCCTGCGCGCAGGCCTGCCCGGCGATTGGAAGATCGGTGACAAGACCGGCACGGGCGACAATGATTCCGCCGGCGATATCGCCATCATCTGGCCGCCCAAGCGCGGCCCGATCGTCGCCGCCGTCTACATCGGAGAAGCGACCGTGAAGATGGATGAATTCAATCCCGTCTTCGCCGAAATCGGCAAGATGATTACCGAGATGGTCTGA
- a CDS encoding DUF1127 domain-containing protein, whose amino-acid sequence MAHTETHAAASAPIQQVSESRLNNITILTAALAAAVRQWRRAAARQRVLADLTPDQLRDIGQPEINRPMLEVKAGLITNLMSMR is encoded by the coding sequence ATGGCTCACACGGAAACTCACGCCGCCGCCAGCGCGCCGATACAACAGGTGTCCGAGTCCAGGCTGAACAACATCACAATATTGACTGCTGCATTGGCCGCTGCCGTGAGGCAGTGGCGCAGAGCTGCCGCCAGGCAGAGGGTGCTGGCAGACCTGACGCCCGATCAGCTGAGAGATATCGGTCAACCCGAAATCAATCGCCCGATGCTCGAAGTCAAAGCAGGTCTGATCACGAACTTGATGTCAATGCGATAA
- a CDS encoding adenylate cyclase, with the protein MRIRLLGGLEVASPEDRQVRFATRKTSLLFAALVLAGRRGCRRELLSEAFWPGRSNEQARNSLRQALVDIRRAFPASSEATVYIDGDQETVVLIFGPDEADISIFDRKLEAGGAADLAFAADLYRGEMLAGESIPDGLDEWFGPYQSTYRRKALQLVERLSLMLTDPGSAEEPACEGLAERLLASDPTIEPAHRALMRMHILRGHENAAMRQFEACRALVKKHLGAEPEAETSSLAVSLQSRQQPLHQRAEPGPDVISQMQAFSAPTKHHDRPSVAVLPFQNLSGDAEQEYFADGIVEDITIALAQFRHLYVIARNSSFTYKGQAVDIKQVGRELDVRYVVEGSVRRTGDRLRIAGQLIDTSTGAHLWADRFDGTLANIFDLQDQVASSIVGAITPKVEEAEIERAKRKPTESLDAYDYYLRGLAAFDRTVTNRSVTDEALRLFMKAIERDPEFAIAYARAARCYATRKSNGWMANPAEEIAEATRLARRAVELGWDDAVALSYGGYVLGYVGGDLDDSAACIDRALFLNPNLAAALGTSSWVKTCLGEPDKAVEHAALAMRLSPLDPRLFAWQFNTGLAHFCAGHYEDAAVWAARSLRHQPNYPSAMRVMAASQVMSGRSAEAQGTIARLCQLDPALRLSNLADILPPFRRPDDRNRYIEALRMAGLPE; encoded by the coding sequence GTGCGTATCAGGTTGCTAGGCGGCCTCGAAGTTGCCTCCCCGGAAGACCGGCAAGTACGCTTCGCCACGCGCAAGACGTCGCTTCTTTTTGCTGCTCTGGTTCTTGCAGGGCGCCGCGGCTGTCGCCGGGAATTGCTTTCCGAAGCCTTCTGGCCGGGACGAAGCAATGAACAGGCCCGCAATAGCTTGCGGCAGGCGCTGGTCGATATCAGGCGGGCGTTTCCGGCGAGCAGCGAAGCCACTGTCTACATCGACGGAGATCAGGAGACGGTCGTCCTGATTTTCGGCCCGGACGAAGCCGACATTTCGATCTTCGACCGGAAGCTGGAGGCGGGCGGAGCCGCTGATCTTGCCTTTGCAGCAGACCTCTACCGCGGTGAGATGCTTGCGGGCGAGTCCATTCCGGACGGGCTCGATGAGTGGTTCGGACCTTACCAGAGCACATATCGGCGCAAGGCGCTGCAACTCGTGGAGCGGTTGAGCCTCATGCTCACCGATCCGGGCTCCGCCGAAGAGCCAGCCTGCGAAGGGCTCGCAGAGAGATTGCTCGCCTCGGACCCGACGATAGAGCCAGCTCACCGGGCTCTGATGCGGATGCATATTCTCAGGGGACACGAGAATGCGGCCATGCGACAGTTCGAGGCCTGCCGGGCCCTCGTGAAGAAGCATCTCGGCGCCGAACCCGAAGCGGAGACGTCCTCCCTGGCCGTTTCGCTGCAGTCGCGACAACAACCCTTACATCAGCGGGCCGAACCGGGGCCTGACGTCATCTCGCAGATGCAGGCCTTCTCAGCCCCGACGAAGCATCACGATCGGCCCTCGGTTGCGGTATTGCCATTTCAGAATTTGAGCGGCGATGCGGAGCAGGAATATTTTGCCGATGGCATCGTGGAGGATATCACGATCGCCCTTGCCCAATTCCGCCATCTCTACGTCATCGCGCGGAATTCGAGCTTTACCTACAAAGGGCAGGCCGTCGACATCAAGCAGGTCGGGCGCGAGTTGGACGTGCGCTATGTGGTCGAGGGAAGTGTGCGTCGGACGGGAGACCGGCTCCGCATTGCCGGACAACTCATCGACACGTCGACGGGTGCGCACCTTTGGGCAGACCGTTTTGATGGGACGCTTGCAAATATATTCGATCTTCAGGATCAGGTGGCCTCTAGTATCGTCGGCGCGATAACGCCGAAAGTAGAGGAGGCGGAGATAGAGCGCGCCAAACGCAAGCCGACGGAGAGCCTTGACGCTTACGACTATTATCTGCGCGGGCTGGCGGCGTTTGACCGGACGGTCACCAATAGATCGGTCACCGATGAGGCCCTGCGGCTGTTCATGAAGGCGATCGAGCGCGACCCGGAGTTCGCCATAGCGTATGCCCGGGCGGCGCGATGCTACGCGACCCGAAAGAGCAATGGCTGGATGGCCAATCCCGCCGAGGAGATTGCTGAAGCGACCCGACTGGCGAGAAGAGCGGTCGAACTCGGCTGGGACGATGCGGTTGCGCTCTCCTACGGTGGATATGTCCTCGGCTATGTCGGCGGCGACCTTGATGATAGTGCGGCCTGTATCGATCGCGCGCTCTTCCTCAATCCGAATCTCGCCGCTGCTCTGGGCACCAGCAGCTGGGTGAAGACCTGCCTTGGCGAGCCCGACAAGGCCGTCGAACATGCAGCCCTCGCCATGCGTCTGAGCCCTTTGGATCCTCGCCTGTTTGCCTGGCAGTTCAACACCGGCCTGGCTCATTTCTGCGCCGGACATTACGAAGATGCCGCCGTCTGGGCGGCGAGATCGTTACGCCACCAGCCGAATTATCCGAGCGCGATGCGTGTTATGGCGGCAAGTCAGGTCATGAGCGGGCGGAGTGCGGAAGCGCAGGGAACGATCGCCCGCCTGTGCCAGTTGGATCCCGCGCTCCGGCTTTCGAATCTTGCCGATATCCTGCCGCCGTTTCGGCGACCGGACGACCGTAACCGATATATCGAGGCTCTTCGAATGGCGGGGTTGCCGGAGTAG